The DNA sequence GGCGCCTGCTGCGCTCCGTACACCGGCGCTTGCGGTGGTCTCGGCTGGGCCGGGTAGGCAGGCACCGGGTTGGGCTGCGCCGCAAAAGCGGGCGCCGGGGCTCCTCCAATCGGCTTGCCGCAGCCGGGACAGAAACGGTCTTCCGCATCCGCCAGGGTTCCGCACGTTCCACAGTATCGGTTCACAGTTCCTCCTGAGTCAGTTCCCCAATCTTTGCCAGCGGATGGTGACCACCATGTTGCGGTCCGCGCGGCTGCGCAGCACCAGGCGTCTCCACCCATTGCCGGGGCCGGGCGCCTCGGCGACTCCGATCTCTTTCGGTTCGATCTCGATCATCACCGGCACGCCGGGCAGGGAGCCTTGCAGCGTGCCCGTGGATGCTCCTGTCCCGTCGATGGCCACCGCCTCGTTCTTCTTCAGCTTGCCTGACCAGGTCATCAAGCCCGCCGCGGGCACGGATGGTTGCGGGCGCTGCGGCGGTGGTTCCGTCCGGGCGGCCGGCGGCCGAGGCGTTTCCACGACAGGCGGCGCAGTGGCCGGCGGCGGCGCTTGCACGACGGGCGATGGGGGCGCTTGCTGGGGAGCGGTTGCTACTTGCTGTGCCGGCGCTGATACCCGCTCAGGCGGACGAACCGGAGTTTGTACGGCGGAGAGCGGCTGCGCCGTGTGCGCCGCTTGCCCCTGCGCATTGGAGCGGCTGATCCCAGGCTCAGGCACACCTGTTCGATTCGGAGCCTGTTGAGCCGACGCCGTTGGTGGCGCAGTAGCTTGCTCCGAGGGGCCGGGCATGGCAGTTGGCGCGGGTTGCACCGCTGCCGCGGAGGGCACCGCCGTCTGCGCGACCGGTGCGGCTGCCTGGGTGGGGGCAGGCTCGGAGGCCGCAGCCTTCCCGTGCTGGTAGTACCACCAGCCTCCGCCCGCGCACGCCAGCAGCAGAAGCACACCGCCGGTGATCACGAGACCCTTCCCACCGGATCCGGACGGAGCCGCGGTGGCAGCGGCAGGAAACTCAGGGGCCGGGCCGATGGGCGCTGTCGAAGGGGAAGCCGCCGGCGGGCGGGCACCGGGAGGCGGCGCCGCGAGAGGAGGAACCGGAGCGGCTGCACCAGGGGCCGGTCTTCCACATCGCCCGCAGAACGGCTTATCCGCCCGCAGCGGAGCACCGCATACGCAACTCCCAGGACCCGCCGGGGCCGCCGCCGGCGCGGCCTCCACCGTGCTCCCACACTTTCCGCAAAACGCGGCGCCGGGCCGCAAGGGCGCATTACATCGCTTGCAGGTCACGTTTGCTCCAGGCAAGCCTGTCCGAGGCTCTCAAAAATTCACGATAACTATATCTGAATATCGAGACGGATCACAATGGGGGAAACGCCAGCGGCACGTTGGGGTTGCCCGCCGCCCGAGTTCACAGGCCGGAAGTGCCGTTATCGGGCGGCCGTGAAAAGATGCGGCGGACGCGATCCGCGGACCTCCACACTAAACCCGGCCGGCTTCAGGTCGGCCGTCAACTGCTCAGGACTATATGCTCCGTGAAGCTCTCCGACGATGCCGCCCACACGGCGCAGCCACTCTGGACTCCCGGCCAGCAGCGCAACCTCGCCGCCCTCAATGTCGAGTTTCAACAGGTCCACGTCCCGCCAACCGAGCTTCGCAAGAAGGCTCGGCATGGACACCGTTTCCACTTCCACCGTCCCGGTGCCACCCAGCGGCATACCGGCAAGCAGGCTGTGTGCGGTCGAGAGCGCACCCTGGAACAGCGTCGCTTTGCCGTCCTTGGGTGTCAGCGCCGCCTCAATCACCGTCGATTGGACCGAATTGAGAGCCAGCGTCCGGCGCAATGCCTGGGCCAGCGCGGGATGTGGCTCCACTGAGCAGAGATCCGCCTCTGGAAATCGGCTGGCCAGCCACAGCGACGCGAAACCGCAGTTGGCTCCGGCGTCCACAATCGTCCGGGGCACACTGCCCCTCCAGCAGTATTCCTCTTCCAAGAACACCTGCTGGAAGGCGAGCCAGTCATCATCAGAAAAGCGGATTGGGGCGCGCAGAACTGAGCCGTGGCACCGGATGGAAGGCTCCAGCCCCAGCGGCGCGACAAGCGACGGAACGCGATAGCGGAGACTGTGCGCAACCTGGCAGGCCCACAGCACCAGGCGGTCACGAGGCGACGCAGCCAGGCGGGCGGCGCGCGTCGCTTCGCTCCAGAAGGAGGCGGGCGCCAGCTCCTTCATGCGCCACCCATCAGCCGTCGGCCGAACAGGATCACCGGCTGGCGCAACGCGTCCGGCAGCAGGGACGCCCCCATCGCGGCCGCCATCACCCAGGTACGCCGGTCACCCATCAGGGGCCACCCGCCCAGACGCAAAGCGGTGGAGAAGTGCTCGCGGGCCTCGGCGTAGGCCTCCTCCTCGAAGGCCAGGGCCGCCAGTGCCCGCCGGAGACGCGCCGTCGCTTGGCGCAGCTTTAGTGGAGTAGCGCGCCGAGTGAGCGCCGCGTGCTTGTCGACGAGTTGGCACCACCCCACGGCCTTCCGTGCGCGGTCCGCGGTGATCTGGCCGGGCCGGCGGCGGTAGAGTATCTGTGGCCGCTCGAGACCTTCCACGTTGAGGTCTCTGATCAGTGCCATGCGCAGGCACAGGTCATGATCGCTGCCCGTGGCAAGCGCCCCATCGAATCCGCCCGCCTGGTCGAGAGCGGAGCGCCGCACCACCCAACTTGACGTTGTCACGGGTCGGTACTCGAGCAGAAGGTCCTCGTAGGAGAACCGCCCAACGTGAGAGCTCACCGGTCTGCCCAGCGGCCTGCCCGCTTCATCGATCCATTTCACTGAGGAGAACGTCAGATCCACCTCGCGCCGGTTCCCGAGATGATCAATGTGCAGTTGCAGGTGCTCCGGGACCCACAAGTCATCCGCGTCCAGAAACGCGACGTATTTGCCGCTCGCCGCCCGTAGCCCCGTGTTCCGGGCCGCCGACACCCCTTCGCCTTTCGCGGCAAGGAGGAGGATGCGGGGATCCTGCGCCCTCCTGACGATCGCCACACTCTCGTCGCTCGAGCGGTCGTCGACAACCAGCAATTCGAAATCCCCCATCGTCTGGCTCAGCACGGAGTTCACGGCGGCGCCGATGAACTGGGCTGCATCACGGACCGGCATGACGATACTGCAGCACGGCCTCGTCATGTCAGTCGACGCCAGATCGACAGGAATGCCGCTTCGAGTTGGGCCCGCAGTGGAATGGGCAACAGGATACCCGCCAGCAGGCCGGCGCTGATCAGATAGCTGCGCGGCGTGGAAAGAAACAAGCCCGGGTCCGCCCGCAACGAATAACCCATCAGGCCGAGCCCGGCTCGGAACTCTCCGCCCTCGTAAGCGGCAGCGGCCAGGTAGCGGTACAGGTTGCACCGCGCCCGTGCCTCCAGCGGCACCACCCGCGTCGGATGCTGGCGACGGTACCTGTCCAGCACCTTCAACCAGTTGTCGGACATCAGGCGCCAGTTCTGTGTGATCTGTCCCGGCCGCCGCCGGTAGCACGTCAGGACCTCGGGGATGCAGTACACGCAATCCGCGCGTCGCAGCGCCAGCCGCAGCCAGACATCCAGGTCATAGGCACCGGTCAAGCCCTCGTCGAAAGCGCCCACCTCGGCCAGCGATGCCCGCCGGACCATCACCGCCGACCCGTTGCCGATGCGGTTGTCCACCAGCAGGTCTTCAAAACGAACCGGACCGGAGGCGGGTCTCGAGGTGATGCCCAGGTCGGAGGAATCCTCGCCGATCAGGCGCGAAAGCGAGAAGCTCAGGTCCGCGCCCGGATTTGCCTTCATAAACTCAAAATGCTGCGCCAGTCGGTGGGGCAGCCAGACATCGTCGCCGTCCAGGAATGCGATAAAGGGAGCTCGGGCTTGAGCTACTCCAGCGTTCAAAGTCGCTGCCGCGCCAAAATGCGCGCGACCGATGAATCGAAGTCGAGGATCGTCAATCCGCCCCACGATTGCCGTCGTTTCATCGGTGGACCCATCGTCTACGACGATGACTTCGATTTCCTGCAAGGTCTGTTGGAGGGCGGAGTGGACGGCGGCCTCTACATACGGGGCGACGTTGTAGACTCCCATCACCACGCTGACCCAGGGAGCTGACTTCACTTCTGGTTGGCAAGCCTGTATCAAAGCCGACGTTACTACTCACCGAAGAAGATAGCACGCCGGATTGAGAAAAGTTCACATGAGTGCCTATTACCGCCGCTCCTCAGTCAGGATGTGGACTGGCGGAACCGGAGACTCCGGCAGGGCTCCAACGGTATAGGGTGCAGACGTAACTCGGCGCCGGAACCTGTTCAATGTACACGAGGGAAAACGCTCGGCCGAAACGAGCAAGCAAGGAAAGTGGTGGCCAGGGACGGACTTGAACCGCCGACGCCGGCCTTTTCAGGGCCGCGCTCTACCAACTGAGCTACCTGGCCATCGGCTAAATGCTAGTTTACCAGACCCGCCGCTCCTTCCGCACTACTCATTCCGTAACGAAGCGGCCGGATCGATCCGCACCGCCCGGCGGGCCGGCAGCCAACAGGCGGCCAGGCTCACGGCCAGCATCGTTACGCCGATCACCGCGTAGGTTGCCGCGTCATTCGCGCGGATCTGATAGAGCAGACTCGTCAGGAACCGGCCCAGCCCCAGCGCCGTGGCCAAGCCGATCACCAGACCCGCCAGTGCTAGCCGTGCTCCGCCGGTCATCACATGGCCCAGCACCTGGCCCGGCGTAGCACCGAGGGCCATGCGCAATGCGAGTTCGCGGGTCCGGCGGGCGACCCCGTAGGCGACGACACCAGCGATCCCGAGCCCTCCTAAAATGAGGGCCAGCAGCGCGAAGGCAGCCATCAGCCCGGCGCGCAACCGGGGCTGGGCCGCATTTGCCGCGACTGCCGCCCGCATCGTTTTGACGTCGAACAGCGGCTGATCGGCGTCAATTCCACGGACGGCCGCCCGCAATGCGCCGGTGATTTGCACCGGATCGCCGGTTGTCCGCACGGCCAGCACCATCGTCGGCCACAGATACCACGTGGACGATAGATACATGGTTGGCGGCGGGTCCTCGGCCAAGCCGAGGTGCCGGGCGTCGCCGGCGATCCCGACGACCGTGAAGGTCTGCCCATTGCCCATCCGGACCTGTTGCTGGATCGGATCACGCCCGTCTGGGAAGATCCGCCGGGCGAGCCCCTCACTGAGGACGATCGGCTTCATCCCGGCACTTTCTGACTCCTGGAAGAACCGTCCTCGGCGGAGCTCGATGCCAAAGGTCTCCAGGGTACCGGGCGACGCGATGCGCCACGAGGCCTGGACGGCCCTTTCTTTGGAAGCAGTTGGCAGATCGGCCGGCTGCAGCGTCATGCTCGAGTTGTTGCCACTCATCGGCAACAGACTGGTGACGCCGGCGCTTTCCACACCCGGCAGTGCCCGGACGTCGGCCAGCAGCCGGCTGTAGAACGCCGCGGCGTGGTCGAGCGTCGGGTATTTGCCCCTGGGTAGATTGATCGAGGCCGTCAATATCCGGTCCGGCCGAAAGCCCAGCGGCGCGTCCTGCAAGCGGCCTAAACTCTGCAATAACAATGCGGTACCAATCACCAAAACGGTCGCCAGGGCCACTTGGCCGGCCACCAGCACCTGTCGCAGCCGCTGCCGTTCCGAGTGGCTGCGGCCGGACGCGCGCAGTGTCTCGTTCAACGCTGACCGGCTTACCATCCAGGCCGGCGCGAAACCGAAGAGGATCGCCGCGGCGACCGTCACGCCGGCGGTGAACAGCAGCACGGAGGAGCCCAGGGCCAGTTCGCCCGCGCGCGGTGTGCCGACGGGGAGCAGGCTCGGTAATCCCTTCATTCCGAAGACCGCCAAGCCGAGCCCCGCGAGCCCGCCAAGGATCGCGAGGACGAGGTTTTCGGTCAGCAGTTGGCGCAGGATCCGGACGCGGCTGGCGCCGAGGGCGAGGCGGACGCTCATCTCCTGCTGGCGCGCACTGGCCCGTGTCAGCAACAGGTTACCGATGTTGGCACTGGCGACAAGCAGCAGCAGACCGACGGCGGCCAGCAGCACCCAGAGGCTGGTCTGGAGGGTTGGACCAACAATCCAGTCCAGCACGGGCACCAACCGGGTTTGCCAACCGTCGTCGTCGCCGGGGAACTCACGGCCCAGCGCCGCGCAAACGCGGTTCAGATCCTGGTCCGCCTGGGCCGCGGTAACGCCCGGTTTCAACCGGCCCAGGACGGTCATGTAGTGGTTGCTGCGGCCCTCTTTCGAAAGATCGGCGGCCATCGGCACCCAGACATCAGTTTTGGAGGTGAAGCCCATCTGCTGGGGCAGGATGCCGATCAGGGTCCGAGTGCGGCCATCCAGGCGGATCTGCCGGCCGAGGATGGACAAATTGCCGCCGAAACGGCGGTCGAGCAGGCCCTGACTGATCATCACCACCCCATCGCGACCCGGCTGGTCTTCGGCAGCCACGAAAGCGCGGCCGGCCAACGGCTGGATTCCCAGCATCGTCAATAGGTTGCCGGTAACCGCGGCGCCCACGGCATGCTCCGGTGTGCCGTCGCCGGTGAGCGTCACGTCGATGGTATGAAAGGCGGCCAAGCCCGCGAAGGCGGTGGCTCGTTGTTGATAGGAGACGAAGTCCGGCACCGAGGTGGTGAAGTTGCGGATCCCCAACTTTGGAAAGGTGTTGATGACGCGGACGACCCGCTCCGGTTGCTGGAAGGGCAATGGGCTCAACAACATGGAGTGCAGCAGGCTGAAGATGACGGTGGTGGCGCCGATGGAAAGCGCCAGGGTCAGCAGCGCCGTCAGGCTGAAACTGGGCGTCTTCCTCAGCGCTCTCAGCGCATAGCGGATGTCATTGAAAAGAGTGGAGAATTGCTCTTTGGGGGCTTCCATCAGGACTCCTGTCAAGGCTTCGATCCAGACCTGCGTCCGGGTCCAGGGACTGCGGGCCGAGCGGTAGCGGTCGGCAAAGACCAGCGCCATCTCCCGGCCGTATTCGTCGCGAAAATCACCGGGGTAGCACCACAAAAGAGCTCGGAACAGACGAGACTCCGACGGCATCCGGATCACCCTGCCTGCGGCAACAAGCCGCAAGCCCGCGCGTCCGCCAGCAGTTGCTCCATCCTCCTCGCCTCGGCCATGGCCACCGAGCGCCCCAGCGGCGTCAGACGGTAGTAGCGGCGGCGCTCGTCGTCGTGTTCCGGATCCGGCCGCTCCGCCAATTCCTCGATCAACCCGTGCTCCAGCAACCGTTTGATGGCCGCGTAAAGCGTGCTGGGGCTCAGCCGCAGCTTTCCCGAGGTCCGCTGCTGAACATCCTGCATGATCGAATAGCCGTGCCGGTCCCG is a window from the uncultured Paludibaculum sp. genome containing:
- a CDS encoding glycosyltransferase, with amino-acid sequence MPVRDAAQFIGAAVNSVLSQTMGDFELLVVDDRSSDESVAIVRRAQDPRILLLAAKGEGVSAARNTGLRAASGKYVAFLDADDLWVPEHLQLHIDHLGNRREVDLTFSSVKWIDEAGRPLGRPVSSHVGRFSYEDLLLEYRPVTTSSWVVRRSALDQAGGFDGALATGSDHDLCLRMALIRDLNVEGLERPQILYRRRPGQITADRARKAVGWCQLVDKHAALTRRATPLKLRQATARLRRALAALAFEEEAYAEAREHFSTALRLGGWPLMGDRRTWVMAAAMGASLLPDALRQPVILFGRRLMGGA
- a CDS encoding PadR family transcriptional regulator, which translates into the protein MEYQAQAFLPLHKDTFHILVSLADRDRHGYSIMQDVQQRTSGKLRLSPSTLYAAIKRLLEHGLIEELAERPDPEHDDERRRYYRLTPLGRSVAMAEARRMEQLLADARACGLLPQAG
- a CDS encoding FkbM family methyltransferase encodes the protein MKELAPASFWSEATRAARLAASPRDRLVLWACQVAHSLRYRVPSLVAPLGLEPSIRCHGSVLRAPIRFSDDDWLAFQQVFLEEEYCWRGSVPRTIVDAGANCGFASLWLASRFPEADLCSVEPHPALAQALRRTLALNSVQSTVIEAALTPKDGKATLFQGALSTAHSLLAGMPLGGTGTVEVETVSMPSLLAKLGWRDVDLLKLDIEGGEVALLAGSPEWLRRVGGIVGELHGAYSPEQLTADLKPAGFSVEVRGSRPPHLFTAAR
- a CDS encoding ABC transporter permease — encoded protein: MPSESRLFRALLWCYPGDFRDEYGREMALVFADRYRSARSPWTRTQVWIEALTGVLMEAPKEQFSTLFNDIRYALRALRKTPSFSLTALLTLALSIGATTVIFSLLHSMLLSPLPFQQPERVVRVINTFPKLGIRNFTTSVPDFVSYQQRATAFAGLAAFHTIDVTLTGDGTPEHAVGAAVTGNLLTMLGIQPLAGRAFVAAEDQPGRDGVVMISQGLLDRRFGGNLSILGRQIRLDGRTRTLIGILPQQMGFTSKTDVWVPMAADLSKEGRSNHYMTVLGRLKPGVTAAQADQDLNRVCAALGREFPGDDDGWQTRLVPVLDWIVGPTLQTSLWVLLAAVGLLLLVASANIGNLLLTRASARQQEMSVRLALGASRVRILRQLLTENLVLAILGGLAGLGLAVFGMKGLPSLLPVGTPRAGELALGSSVLLFTAGVTVAAAILFGFAPAWMVSRSALNETLRASGRSHSERQRLRQVLVAGQVALATVLVIGTALLLQSLGRLQDAPLGFRPDRILTASINLPRGKYPTLDHAAAFYSRLLADVRALPGVESAGVTSLLPMSGNNSSMTLQPADLPTASKERAVQASWRIASPGTLETFGIELRRGRFFQESESAGMKPIVLSEGLARRIFPDGRDPIQQQVRMGNGQTFTVVGIAGDARHLGLAEDPPPTMYLSSTWYLWPTMVLAVRTTGDPVQITGALRAAVRGIDADQPLFDVKTMRAAVAANAAQPRLRAGLMAAFALLALILGGLGIAGVVAYGVARRTRELALRMALGATPGQVLGHVMTGGARLALAGLVIGLATALGLGRFLTSLLYQIRANDAATYAVIGVTMLAVSLAACWLPARRAVRIDPAASLRNE
- a CDS encoding glycosyltransferase, whose protein sequence is MKSAPWVSVVMGVYNVAPYVEAAVHSALQQTLQEIEVIVVDDGSTDETTAIVGRIDDPRLRFIGRAHFGAAATLNAGVAQARAPFIAFLDGDDVWLPHRLAQHFEFMKANPGADLSFSLSRLIGEDSSDLGITSRPASGPVRFEDLLVDNRIGNGSAVMVRRASLAEVGAFDEGLTGAYDLDVWLRLALRRADCVYCIPEVLTCYRRRPGQITQNWRLMSDNWLKVLDRYRRQHPTRVVPLEARARCNLYRYLAAAAYEGGEFRAGLGLMGYSLRADPGLFLSTPRSYLISAGLLAGILLPIPLRAQLEAAFLSIWRRLT